CTGATCATGTTTCATGGATGGAGGCTGGTTTAGCAGTGTATAGCTATTTACAAGAAAAGGATTGTAACAGCTTAGAGACCCATTTTAAGACCCTCTTTGCATCCATCCCAAATGACTGGTATCGAAACAATCCCATTTCAAACTACGAAGGCTATTACGCAAGTGTGTTTTATAGTCATCTGGCAGCGTTGGGGCTAAATATCGTGGCAGAGGACGTGTCAAATCTTGGGAAATGTGACCTTGCTGTAATTTACGCAGATAG
This DNA window, taken from Deltaproteobacteria bacterium, encodes the following:
- a CDS encoding PD-(D/E)XK nuclease domain-containing protein, coding for DHVSWMEAGLAVYSYLQEKDCNSLETHFKTLFASIPNDWYRNNPISNYEGYYASVFYSHLAALGLNIVAEDVSNLGKCDLAVIYADRVYLFEFKVIAGEAPTGEAIKQLKTKDYAAKYRGKYADILQIGIEFSKIKRQIVGWDCV